A genome region from Bacillaceae bacterium IKA-2 includes the following:
- the rpsG gene encoding 30S ribosomal protein S7, producing MPRKGPVVRRDVLIDPLYNSKLVTRLINRIMVDGKRGVAQTILYRAFDLVKERSGNDPMEAFEQAIKNIMPVLEVKARRVGGANYQVPIEVKPERRTTLGLRWLVSYARLRGEKTMEERLANEIMDAANNTGSAVKKREDTHKMAEANKAFAHYRW from the coding sequence ATGCCTCGTAAAGGACCTGTAGTTCGTCGTGATGTATTAATTGATCCATTATATAATTCAAAGTTGGTAACTCGTCTTATTAACCGTATTATGGTTGATGGTAAGAGAGGGGTAGCACAAACGATTTTATATAGAGCTTTTGATTTGGTTAAAGAACGTAGTGGCAATGATCCAATGGAAGCTTTTGAACAAGCTATTAAAAATATCATGCCAGTTCTTGAAGTTAAAGCACGCCGTGTTGGTGGAGCTAACTACCAAGTGCCGATTGAAGTAAAACCTGAACGTCGTACGACATTAGGACTTCGTTGGTTAGTAAGCTATGCTCGTCTTCGTGGAGAAAAAACAATGGAAGAGCGTTTAGCGAATGAAATCATGGATGCCGCCAATAACACTGGCTCAGCTGTGAAAAAGCGTGAAGACACTCATAAGATGGCTGAAGCTAACAAAGCTTTCGCTCACTATCGTTGGTAA
- the rpsL gene encoding 30S ribosomal protein S12, translating into MPTINQLIRKGRTDKIKKSDSPALNKGYNSFKKSQTNQSSPQKRGVCTRVGTMTPKKPNSALRKYARVRLTNGIEVTAYIPGIGHNLQEHSVVLIRGGRVKDLPGVRYHIVRGALDTAGVQNRMQGRSKYGAKRPKKAKK; encoded by the coding sequence ATGCCTACAATTAACCAATTGATACGTAAAGGTCGTACAGATAAAATTAAAAAGTCTGACTCGCCAGCGTTAAACAAAGGTTACAACAGTTTCAAAAAGTCACAAACAAATCAATCTTCACCACAAAAACGTGGTGTTTGTACTCGTGTTGGTACAATGACTCCAAAGAAGCCAAACTCAGCTTTACGTAAGTATGCGCGTGTACGTTTAACAAACGGAATCGAGGTAACTGCATACATTCCGGGGATTGGCCATAACCTACAAGAGCACAGTGTTGTACTTATTCGTGGTGGTCGTGTAAAAGATTTACCAGGAGTACGTTACCACATCGTTCGTGGAGCATTAGATACAGCTGGTGTACAAAATCGTATGCAAGGTCGTTCTAAGTATGGTGCTAAGAGACCGAAAAAAGCGAAAAAATAG
- the rpoC gene encoding DNA-directed RNA polymerase subunit beta', translated as MIDVNNFEYMKIGLASPNKIRSWSHGEVKKPETINYRTLKPEKDGLFCERIFGPTKDWECHCGKYKRVRYKGVVCDRCGVEVTRSKVRRERMGHIELAAPVSHIWYFKGIPSRMGLGLDMSPRSLEEIIYFASYVVTDAGETPLETKQLLSEKEYRAYREKYGKGFQAQMGAEAIRKLLSDIDLDKEVDSLKEELLIAQGQRRTRAIKRLEVLEAFRNSGNDPSWMILDVLPVIPPELRPMVQLDGGRFATSDLNDLYRRVINRNNRLKRLLDLGAPNIIVQNEKRMLQEAVDALIDNGRRGRPVTGPGNRPLKSLSHMLKGKQGRFRQNLLGKRVDYSGRSVIVVGPELQMYQCGLPKEMALELFKPFVMKELVAQGIAHNIKSAKRKIERVQSEVWDVLEEVIREHPVLLNRAPTLHRLGIQAFEPTLVEGRAIKLHPLVCTAYNADFDGDQMAVHVPLSAEAQAEARILMLAAQNILNPKDGKPVVTPSQDMVLGNYYLTLERKDAVGEGMIFKDTNEALTAYQNGYVHLHSRVAVPVACLKKITFKDEQQGQLLLTSVGKLIFNEILPATFPYINEPSMINLQELTPENYIVPFNSNVAEIFQQRDVVPPFRKGFLGNIIAEVFKIFKISETSKMLDKMKALGFKFSTKAGITVGVSDIVVLAEKKVILADAEEKVDRVVKQFRRGLITEEERYDRVISIWSAAKDVIQNKLMGTLDNFNPIFMMSDSGARGNASNFTQLAGMRGLMANPSGRIIELPIKSSFREGLTVLEYFISTHGARKGLADTALKTADSGYLTRRLVDVAQDVIVRDDDCGTDRGLEVAAIKDGKEVIEGLYDRLEGRFIFKTLYHPQTNKIIISKNELITEDIAKEIEELGIEKVMIRSAFTCNTRHGVCKKCYGRNLATGSDVEVGEAVGIIAAQSIGEPGTQLTMRTFHTGGVAGDDITQGLPRIQELFEARNPKGQAVISEIDGKVVDVDEASEKREVTVQDDIETRVYPIPYGSRIKVTIGQEVHAGMELTEGSIDPKALLKVTGVNGVQEYLLREVQKVYRMQGVEIGDKHIEVMVRQMLRKIRVLDAGDTEVLPGALIEIQHFIDANKKVLVSGGAPATGHPVLLGITKASLETDSFLSAASFQETTRVLTDAAIKGKRDELLGLKENVIIGKLIPAGTGMARYRNIDLALESKEEPSEAEKQETEKEIVLRD; from the coding sequence TTGATAGATGTAAATAATTTTGAATATATGAAAATAGGTCTTGCTTCACCTAACAAAATTCGTTCATGGTCTCACGGCGAGGTAAAAAAGCCTGAAACTATTAACTATCGGACATTAAAGCCAGAAAAAGATGGTTTGTTTTGTGAAAGGATCTTTGGACCAACGAAAGACTGGGAATGTCACTGTGGAAAATATAAGCGCGTTCGCTATAAAGGCGTTGTTTGTGATCGTTGTGGCGTAGAAGTCACAAGGTCAAAGGTTCGCCGTGAGCGCATGGGGCATATTGAATTGGCGGCCCCTGTCTCTCACATTTGGTATTTCAAAGGAATTCCAAGTCGAATGGGTCTTGGTCTTGATATGTCACCAAGATCATTAGAAGAAATAATTTACTTTGCTTCATACGTAGTTACAGATGCTGGGGAAACGCCGCTTGAAACGAAGCAGCTTTTATCTGAAAAAGAGTATCGTGCTTATCGGGAAAAATACGGTAAAGGTTTTCAAGCACAAATGGGTGCAGAAGCAATTAGGAAGCTTTTATCTGATATTGATCTGGATAAAGAAGTAGACTCATTGAAAGAAGAGTTACTAATAGCTCAAGGGCAACGTCGGACACGAGCTATTAAACGTTTAGAAGTATTAGAGGCGTTTAGGAATTCAGGAAATGATCCTTCGTGGATGATTCTTGATGTACTGCCTGTTATTCCGCCAGAACTACGTCCAATGGTTCAACTAGATGGAGGTCGTTTTGCGACATCTGATTTAAACGATTTATATCGTCGAGTCATAAACCGTAACAATCGTCTTAAGCGTCTACTAGACCTTGGAGCACCGAATATAATAGTTCAAAACGAAAAACGTATGCTTCAAGAAGCCGTTGATGCATTAATTGATAACGGTCGTCGTGGTCGTCCTGTTACCGGCCCTGGTAACAGACCATTAAAGTCTTTATCACATATGTTAAAAGGTAAGCAAGGGCGCTTTCGCCAAAACTTGCTAGGTAAACGTGTTGACTATTCCGGACGTTCAGTAATCGTAGTAGGTCCAGAATTACAAATGTATCAGTGCGGCTTACCGAAAGAGATGGCTCTAGAGTTATTTAAACCTTTCGTTATGAAAGAACTAGTAGCTCAAGGGATAGCCCATAATATTAAGAGTGCAAAACGAAAAATAGAACGAGTACAATCGGAAGTTTGGGATGTCTTAGAAGAAGTTATTAGAGAGCACCCTGTTCTTTTGAACCGTGCACCGACTCTTCACCGATTAGGTATCCAAGCGTTTGAACCAACGCTTGTGGAAGGAAGAGCAATTAAGCTACACCCACTTGTATGTACCGCTTATAACGCCGACTTTGATGGTGACCAAATGGCGGTTCACGTTCCGCTTTCAGCCGAAGCGCAAGCTGAAGCAAGGATTTTAATGTTAGCGGCGCAAAACATTCTAAATCCAAAAGATGGTAAGCCAGTTGTTACGCCATCTCAGGACATGGTATTAGGTAACTATTATCTAACATTAGAGCGTAAAGATGCGGTTGGAGAAGGTATGATCTTTAAAGATACTAATGAAGCCTTAACTGCTTATCAAAATGGGTACGTTCATTTGCACAGTCGAGTGGCGGTCCCTGTGGCATGCTTAAAGAAAATAACTTTTAAAGATGAACAGCAAGGACAATTGCTCTTGACGTCAGTTGGTAAGTTGATATTTAACGAAATTTTACCAGCAACGTTCCCGTATATTAATGAGCCGTCAATGATAAATCTTCAGGAGTTAACTCCTGAAAATTACATTGTGCCATTTAATTCAAATGTAGCAGAAATCTTTCAACAGAGAGACGTAGTTCCGCCGTTCAGAAAAGGTTTCTTAGGAAACATTATCGCGGAAGTGTTTAAAATATTTAAAATTTCTGAGACCTCAAAAATGCTCGATAAGATGAAAGCTTTAGGTTTTAAATTTTCGACAAAAGCAGGTATTACTGTTGGTGTTTCAGACATTGTCGTATTGGCTGAAAAGAAAGTGATATTAGCTGACGCAGAAGAGAAGGTCGATCGTGTAGTTAAGCAATTCCGTCGCGGATTAATTACCGAGGAAGAGAGATATGACAGAGTTATCTCGATTTGGAGTGCTGCAAAAGACGTAATTCAAAATAAATTAATGGGTACTCTTGATAACTTCAATCCAATCTTTATGATGAGTGATTCTGGTGCCCGTGGTAACGCATCTAACTTTACTCAGCTCGCCGGAATGCGTGGACTTATGGCAAACCCATCTGGTCGAATCATTGAATTACCAATCAAGTCAAGTTTCCGTGAAGGCTTAACTGTGTTAGAATACTTTATTTCTACTCACGGTGCCCGTAAAGGTCTTGCCGATACAGCGTTAAAAACTGCTGACTCAGGTTACTTAACTCGCCGTCTAGTAGATGTAGCTCAAGATGTCATTGTTCGTGATGATGATTGTGGTACAGATAGAGGCTTAGAGGTTGCTGCAATAAAAGACGGAAAAGAAGTTATTGAAGGATTATATGATCGTTTAGAAGGTCGCTTCATCTTTAAAACTTTATACCATCCACAAACAAATAAGATTATTATTAGCAAAAATGAGCTAATTACAGAAGATATTGCAAAGGAAATTGAAGAACTTGGAATTGAAAAAGTAATGATTCGTTCGGCATTTACATGTAATACAAGACACGGTGTTTGTAAGAAATGTTATGGACGTAATTTAGCTACAGGTTCCGATGTTGAAGTTGGGGAAGCTGTAGGAATTATCGCAGCCCAATCAATTGGCGAGCCCGGTACACAGCTTACAATGCGGACTTTCCATACAGGTGGGGTAGCGGGAGACGATATTACTCAAGGTTTACCGCGTATTCAGGAATTATTTGAAGCTCGTAATCCAAAAGGGCAAGCGGTTATCTCAGAAATTGACGGTAAAGTTGTTGATGTCGACGAGGCATCTGAAAAACGTGAAGTTACTGTTCAAGATGATATTGAGACAAGAGTCTATCCCATTCCTTATGGATCGAGAATTAAAGTTACAATTGGGCAAGAGGTTCATGCCGGTATGGAACTAACTGAAGGTTCAATTGATCCTAAGGCATTATTAAAAGTCACCGGTGTTAACGGTGTCCAAGAGTACTTGCTACGTGAAGTTCAAAAAGTTTACCGTATGCAAGGGGTAGAAATCGGAGATAAACACATTGAAGTAATGGTGCGTCAAATGCTTAGAAAAATAAGAGTATTAGATGCCGGTGATACAGAAGTTTTACCTGGAGCACTTATTGAAATTCAACACTTCATTGATGCCAATAAGAAAGTCTTAGTAAGTGGCGGTGCTCCTGCAACAGGTCACCCAGTGCTTCTAGGGATCACAAAAGCTTCATTAGAAACAGATTCATTTTTATCAGCAGCATCTTTCCAAGAAACGACCCGTGTTCTTACCGATGCAGCTATTAAAGGTAAACGTGACGAACTTCTTGGCCTTAAGGAAAATGTTATTATTGGTAAGCTTATTCCGGCTGGAACTGGTATGGCTCGCTACCGTAATATTGACCTTGCTCTAGAAAGTAAAGAAGAACCTTCTGAGGCAGAGAAACAAGAAACTGAAAAAGAAATTGTACTTCGCGACTAA
- a CDS encoding 50S ribosomal protein L7ae-like protein, with protein MSYEKVAQAKEKVIGTKQTLKALEDGIVKELYIASDADGKIVFKVLALAEKKDIPTIKVLSMKKLGKACGIDVSAATVAILK; from the coding sequence ATGTCTTATGAAAAAGTAGCACAGGCTAAAGAAAAAGTAATTGGTACAAAGCAAACATTAAAGGCTTTAGAGGATGGGATCGTCAAAGAGCTTTACATTGCAAGTGATGCGGACGGAAAAATCGTCTTTAAAGTGCTTGCATTAGCTGAAAAAAAAGATATCCCTACCATAAAAGTACTATCCATGAAAAAGCTTGGAAAAGCTTGTGGAATTGATGTTTCAGCAGCCACTGTAGCGATATTAAAGTAA
- the fusA gene encoding elongation factor G, whose protein sequence is MAREFSLDKTRNIGIMAHIDAGKTTCTERILFYTGRIHKIGETHEGASQMDWMEQEQERGITITSAATTASWKGHRINIIDTPGHVDFTVEVERSLRVLDGAVAVLDAQSGVEPQTETVWRQATTYGVPRVVFVNKMDKLGADFIYSLGTLRDQLGANAHPVQLPIGAEDDFVGIIDLIENVAYFYEDDLGTRTDAREIPADYKEQAEEYRMKLIEAAVDFDEELMMKYLEGEEITKEELKGAIRKGTLNVELFPVVCGSAFKNKGVQLLLDTVLDFLPAPTDVEAIKGVLPDSDEEVTRQASDDAPFSALAFKVMTDPYVGKLTFFRVYSGTVNAGSYIVNSTKGKRERIGRILQMHANSRQEISVVYAGDIAAGVGLKDTTTGDTLCDEKDQVILESMVFPDPVIHLSVEPKTKADQDKMGMALAKLAEEDPTFKTHTDEETGQTIIGGMGELHLDVLVDRMRREFKVEANVGAPQVAYRETIRKSAKVEGKFVRQSGGRGQYGHVWIEFEPLEEGAGFVFENKVVGGSVPREYVGAVQAGIEESMKNGMLAGYPLLDLKAKIFDGSYHDVDSNEMAFKIAGSMALKNARAHCDPAILEPIMKVEVVVPEDYMGDIMGDITSRRGRVEGMTARGNAQLVKSMVPLSEMFGYATSLRSRTQGRGTYSMHFDHYSEVPKSISEEIIKKQTGQ, encoded by the coding sequence ATGGCAAGAGAGTTCTCCTTAGATAAGACTCGTAATATAGGTATCATGGCTCACATTGATGCCGGGAAAACAACTTGTACTGAACGTATACTTTTTTATACAGGACGTATCCATAAAATTGGTGAAACTCATGAAGGAGCTTCACAGATGGACTGGATGGAGCAAGAGCAAGAACGTGGTATTACAATCACTTCTGCTGCAACAACTGCTTCATGGAAAGGTCACCGTATTAATATTATTGATACACCCGGGCACGTAGACTTCACAGTAGAAGTTGAACGCTCATTACGCGTACTAGATGGTGCCGTAGCTGTTCTTGATGCACAATCAGGAGTTGAACCACAAACAGAAACTGTTTGGCGTCAAGCAACTACATATGGTGTTCCCCGTGTAGTATTTGTTAATAAAATGGATAAACTTGGTGCAGACTTCATATATTCCCTAGGTACGTTGCGCGATCAATTAGGAGCTAACGCTCACCCAGTTCAGTTACCAATTGGAGCTGAGGATGATTTCGTGGGCATTATTGATCTAATCGAAAACGTAGCTTATTTTTATGAAGATGACCTTGGAACACGTACTGACGCAAGGGAAATTCCAGCTGATTACAAAGAGCAAGCTGAAGAATACCGTATGAAGCTAATTGAAGCGGCAGTAGATTTTGATGAAGAGTTAATGATGAAGTACCTAGAAGGTGAAGAAATCACGAAAGAAGAGCTTAAAGGGGCAATCCGTAAAGGTACATTAAATGTAGAATTGTTTCCTGTAGTTTGTGGTTCGGCCTTTAAGAACAAAGGTGTTCAATTATTACTTGATACCGTTCTAGATTTTCTTCCCGCTCCAACAGATGTTGAAGCAATTAAAGGTGTTTTACCTGACTCGGATGAAGAGGTAACTCGTCAGGCGAGTGATGATGCACCATTTTCGGCACTTGCTTTTAAAGTTATGACTGACCCTTATGTTGGTAAGCTTACATTCTTCCGTGTCTACTCAGGTACAGTTAATGCAGGCTCATACATTGTCAACTCAACTAAAGGCAAACGTGAAAGAATTGGACGTATTCTTCAAATGCACGCCAATTCACGTCAAGAAATTTCAGTCGTTTATGCAGGAGATATTGCTGCTGGTGTTGGGCTTAAAGATACGACAACTGGAGACACGCTTTGTGATGAGAAAGACCAAGTTATCCTTGAGTCAATGGTATTTCCTGATCCAGTAATTCATTTATCAGTTGAGCCAAAAACAAAGGCTGACCAAGATAAAATGGGTATGGCATTAGCGAAACTAGCAGAGGAAGATCCAACGTTTAAAACTCACACTGACGAGGAAACTGGTCAAACAATCATTGGTGGCATGGGCGAACTTCACCTTGATGTTCTCGTCGATCGTATGCGCCGTGAGTTTAAAGTTGAAGCCAATGTTGGTGCACCTCAAGTTGCGTACCGTGAAACAATCCGTAAATCAGCTAAAGTTGAAGGTAAGTTTGTTCGTCAATCTGGTGGACGTGGACAATATGGTCATGTTTGGATTGAATTTGAACCACTTGAAGAAGGCGCTGGCTTTGTTTTTGAAAACAAAGTTGTTGGTGGGTCTGTTCCTCGTGAATACGTTGGGGCTGTTCAAGCTGGTATCGAAGAATCAATGAAAAATGGTATGCTTGCAGGGTACCCATTACTTGACTTAAAAGCTAAAATCTTTGATGGATCATACCATGATGTTGACTCGAATGAAATGGCGTTTAAGATTGCCGGATCTATGGCACTTAAGAATGCAAGAGCTCATTGTGACCCAGCAATTCTAGAACCGATAATGAAGGTTGAAGTTGTCGTTCCGGAAGATTACATGGGTGATATTATGGGTGACATTACGAGTCGTCGTGGCCGCGTTGAAGGAATGACGGCGCGTGGAAACGCACAATTAGTTAAGTCGATGGTGCCACTTTCTGAAATGTTTGGTTACGCAACATCATTACGCTCTCGTACACAAGGACGAGGAACATATTCAATGCACTTCGATCACTATTCAGAAGTACCTAAGAGTATTTCTGAAGAAATTATCAAAAAGCAAACAGGACAATAA